A portion of the Melanotaenia boesemani isolate fMelBoe1 chromosome 2, fMelBoe1.pri, whole genome shotgun sequence genome contains these proteins:
- the LOC121654817 gene encoding DELTA-sagatoxin-Srs1a-like: MSTYRQCTINLHNKTTNYRMQDPLVYIVSGTSSEPLPPALDPSESGSALFIKTAYTACGSVAVFTYDLVEISSMQFLGCVAVMFSVPYDFHFHSNWYGVGMFSKDIPCDANLFNLMYEGEETTFVRGRASGPSLVYRGNDVTIRATMSDSYQPVLKVDVCDN; this comes from the exons ATGTCCACCTATCGCCAGTGCACCATCAACCTCCACAACAAGACCACCAACTACAGGATGCAAGACCCACT AGTCTACATTGTCAGTGGAACCTCTTCCGAACCCCTCCCTCCGGCTCTGGACCCGTCTGAATCTGGCAGTGCCCTTTTCATCAAGACTGCCTACACAGCCTGTGGCTCAGTGGCCGTTTTCACCTACGACCTGGTGGAGATTTCCAGTATGCAGTTCCTGGGTTGCGTGGCAGTGATGTTCTCCGTTCCATACGACTTCCACTTCCACTCCAACTGGTACGGGGTAGGGATGTTCAGCAAGGACATCCCATGTGATGCTAATCTGTTCAATCTCATGTATGAGGGGGAGGAGACCACCTTCGTCCGGGGCAGAGCAAGTGGACCCAGTCTGGTCTACAGAGGAAATGATGTGACCATCAGGGCCACCATGTCTGACAGCTACCAGCCAGTCTTGAAGGTGGACGTCTGCGACAACTGA